ATTAAAAAGGTTTAGGAATTTGAACCTACCGCTTAACCCGTAAATCTTTATGTCCGGTTGCCCTGGACTCTGAATGCTGTAGCCTTTAGTATGGTCGATAAGATTCAAGTTCTTAATTTGGATGGTGCCATTGACCAACTTCTCCACCAATACTGGATCATCCATGGGCCCAAAAATGGTGTAAATTGGTACCCTAAAAGACTTTTTACCACTAATATAATCGTCAAGATAGTCATATTGACCCACAATCTTCTGCTTaatatcttcaatgacttcttgGTTTGGAACTTGGTTGATATTAATTTTGTCGTTGATATCGTCGATCATGTCCTTGTCTAATATACTCAGAAATGAtatcaattgtttcaaatAGTTGAAATCACAGTTTAAAATGGTGTCTGAATCCCAAAAACCAAAATTGCCCGAGTGGATAATAACCTCATCGGGCTCGGTTTGGAGTTCATTAACCTCATCCCAGTTACCTTGGACATCTGCTAGAAGTGTCACCTTCATTGTGTTTCCCCAGTGAAATATTGGTGTTTATTGCAGTTGCAATCGCCTGGCCTCCGTTATCTCAAACCAGTTTTCGCGACTCCTGAAGTTATCAGTCTGTGGATAGTTTTGACTCTAACAAAAGGAATAACATCTCATTAGAGAATTGTCACACCTGTAATATTGATATCTTTAACCACCGTTGACCTCCTACACCTTCATAATATCCACATCACCCTTACTTCTTTGCAGGTTCACTGGAAGTAATACCAAACATGCTAGAGCCCAGTGAGAGGCTAAGAAACGCTATAATAGAAGGTAATCTTTCCATTACCAAGCGGATGCTCTTCAAGTTCCCCGAACTCTGGCTTAACAtcaataccaccaatggCTGGAACAATCTCCATTATAGTAGCTACAAGGGAAACTATCTCATTTGTTTCCATTTGATCTCATTTATAAACCAGTTTAAAGATGAGAATGCCGAGTTGGCCAGCATTTTGAGTAATAGAAACGACATGTTGAGCTTCGATAAGATCTCTCCGATCCACTTGACCATCAAAAATTCCCATCTCCAGACGCTTCATTAtctccttcaagaatttcCGGGAGTATACTGGTTGAACCACAAAGGAGGAAAAAATCAGCAAACACCACTACATTTCTGCTGTATCTACGGGTTCAATGAAGGATCGAAGTTGCTTCTCGAAAAAGGGGCTGACTATAACATACTCGATAAAAACGGTAATAACATGCTCCATTTGGCGTTTGAGTATGGGAATTTTGAGTGTATAAGTACGTTTGTGGAAttcttgtacaacttgTCACCCAATAAGGCTGCTAACTTGAAGCTCATCAAAACCTTTGaaaactccaaaaacaacaacgGATGGCTTCCGATAGAATTGAGTGTCAATTTTAAGTTGACGCGTTACTACGCTAGTTTCAAAGATAAACTCACTTCAAGCAGctccaactccaattcTGATTTGGACGAAAGTATTAGCAGAGGAAGCTATGGCACCAGTCTGTTCAAAGATTCCAGTTCTATGTTAGCTGAAATTCCGTTTGTTTTGGGCTCTGACACTCGATCCAACTTGCGACTAGAACCTGACTCATCCTTCAGTATTGACAGTTCTAAGTCTACCACCAACGGTAGCCCCAGTCCCAATAAGATCCTTGCGAGTCCTATTATCTCGGTGaacgagttcaacaaaagaTCTCACTCCCAGAGTTTACCTACACAATCTGAAGAAGACATCTATTCGGCACTACGACAAAGAGCCAATACGACCCTCACGCCGGTGGCTTTACCTCTTATACCTCCAACCCCTTCagtcatcaagaaaatcccgtctttgaaatcaataaCGATTTCTCCTTCTATGAGGTTAGATACTGAGGTCGACCCTATAGGCATCGAGTCATCCTCTTCTAGCACTACAACTACTTCCAATTCCTCGCCTATTAAGACAACATTTCCTAGTATCAAAACCACTTCCGTCAAAACCGATGTCAAGTCTTCACGCACAAGAAGCGACAGTTCAGCAGCCAATGAAGATACGGCGTTGGTCAACTCGCCTTCGTCAATTGCTGCTAAAATTGCCTTCAATAGCAGTAAATCATCGGCTGCTTCTTCACGAAAGAATTCGAATCCAGAGCCAAGTCCGGTGAGACTTCAAAACTCGAACTCGAATTCGCAAATGAGAAGAGACAGTTCGTCCAGTCCTTTGAGCCACCAGAACTTACAACTGCCAGGCTCAAAACAACATCTTTCACCTTCCAAGCATAAGAATTCCATAAACTCTATCAGCTTCAGCAGAGTGAGATAAAAGTTTGATCGCGCTTCGCGATCGTTTCTGTAATATACCTAAATACATGAAGCACATCCAAATCAGTAAATTCTTCAAGCCCGCCAAACGGAAACTAGAGGCACGTGATACCCACGTCGATGTTAATCACACCGAGCCCTCCAACAAGAAACCAACtcccaaagaaaaagagacCTGCAAGGCGAGCTCTTCCAAAATTCAACCTGCTGCTAAAGTGTCTAAATTGACTCCTTTGGAAAAACAGATCTTAGATCTCAAAGACGGTCACCTGGACAAGCTTCTAGCAATACAGGTTGGGTACAAGTACAAGTTCTATGGCGAAGATGCTAGAATTGTATCTAAAATCATTAACATCATGTTGATTCCCCATACGGATTCGAGGTTCAACTACTGCTCGATTCCAGACAACAGACTCCATGTTCACTTGAAAAAGATCCTAACTTTTGGATACCGTGTAGGTGTTATCAAGCAGATTGAGCTGACGATATCAAAGACCATGGAGAGCTCCAAAGGAATTTTTGAGAGAAAACTTACTGGCGTTTATACACTGGCGACCTACATgaatgaagaaattgaagacgGCAGAAAGTTGGCAATTGACGACGATAATGGGCAATACGTATGTTGTGTGAACCATATGGATAACAGTACAGGCTTTGTGGTGATAAAGCCGTTGACGGGTGAAATCATTGTCGATTCATTCGAAGACAATGACTTGCATCATGAGCTAGAAACAAGATTAGTATATTTCAAGCCCAGTGAATGCATAATATTATGCAACGATGAGGTAACTACAATGACTCTCACCAAGTTAGTCAACCTGATCAATAACCTCTGCAAAGTGGAAACTAGAGACATAAATAAAGACGTTCTAcaggaattggaatcattTTTTGGGAATGACGATTTGGACAAAAACAACTTATTCGACTACTACAAGGTGAATTTCAATAGTTTGATACTCAATTGCATTCATGGACTAGTGCAGTATTTGGAACCTTTCAAGCTTAATACCATCTTCACAGTTCCTTCAAACATacagaagttcaagaatgacGATTACATGATATTATCCTCGAACGTACTTAGAACCTTGGAGATTTTTGAAAATTCTACCGATAATACCACTAGAGGTTCACTTATTTGGTTACTAAATCATACACGGACGAAAATGGGTGAAAGaatgttgttcaagtggGTTTCCAGGCCTTTAACTTCTAGAGAGAAGATTCAAGATAGAGTCGATGCCTTAGACGATTTATCCAAAGAGTTTAATCATTTCATAGACAGTCTCACAAGCTTATTAACGAATGAtattgacttggaaaagggtttgatcaaattgCATTATTCATTGAGCACTGCTAAAATAACCAGAAGTGAGGTGTACAAGATGTTGAGtaaattcaacaagattttgaagcttGTCAAGAGTTTTGAAAAGGAGATCGAGAAGCTTAATGGTTCGTTGAAGTCAAGGGAGCTTAAGTCCATATTCAATGAATTGCTTGACTTGGCAGAGAATTTTGATATCGAGTCTATACACCTAAACTTTATTTCCTCGACATATGGAAACTCCGACTCGAAGGAGCAAAAGTACCAATACTTTAACCTAGATTATCACAACTGGGAAGATATCAGCAATCAGAATGATCAGATCCTGAACATCAATcaagaaatcgaagaagaaacaaaagcCGTTAGCAAGATTTTACGAAAGCCAATTCGTCTTGTGAAGATATTGAACCAAGAAAACTTGATTGAGGTGAGAAACACCCAGGCAAATTCTGTACCTGTAGACTGGGTTAGAATAAACGCTACGAAAAGCATAACTAGGTTCAGATCGCCAAACCTTCAGCGATTGAatgacttgttgatataCAATCGTGAATTGCTTGATAAGGTTTGTGACCGGGTGTTCCTTAAATTTTTGGGAACAATCAATGAAAACTATTTCAAATTCAGCAAGATTATCCACAACCTTTCCAAGTTTGACTGTCTTTTATCATTGGTTGTAACAAAGGCTCTGGGAGTGAAGCCAATAGTTTTAGAGGAAAACTCGATTGTGGACATCAAAGAATTCAGAAACCCAATCATCAATACTTTGACAAACTATATCACAAACGATGCTCATATCACCCTGACAGAGAACCGCATATCACTAATTACGGGCCCAAATATGGGAGGAAAATCGAGTTATATCAAGTCGATTGGTATTCTTGTTATAATGCATCAAATCGGCTGTTACCTTCCTTGTGAGTCTGCAAAGCTCAGTATATTCAAGAAGATATTCATCAGAATGGGGTCGTTTGacaacatcatcaaagGTCAGTCTACATTCATGATCGAAATGATAGAAATATTGAACATTTTGCAAAACTTCGATTCCAGCTCGTTGATTTTGCTTGATGAAGTGGGAAGAGGAACAGGCACTTTTGACGGATATGTTATAGCCTATTCAATCATCCAACACTTTTGTGGCCATGCTGAAAGTCCCGTAGTCCTTTTCATCACTCacttccacaaactcaCCGAGTTGGCAAATGAGCATAAGGTTGTGGGAAACTTCTACATggatttcatcaagaaaccaGAGAGTGATGAGATACAATTCTTGTACAAGCTTGTGCCTGGAATCCTCGATAATCTGTTTGGTTTGAATGTTGCTAAATTAGCTGGTATCCCCGAAGAAGTAATCGAAAGAGCTAAAGTCAAATCGATAGAGATGAAAAATGACATGGATATAAGAGCTATTACTGATGTTCTCCGGATGATCAAggagaagaacttggaaaaggcATTTGAGACTATTAGCTGATATACAATAGATACCTAAATGTGGGCTTCCCTAAGTCAAGAGGCTTCTATTGGTTTGACAGGGTGCAAAAATAGAATTTCAGTTGTATCTAGCCTGTATTTGTCTAGTCTAAATACTTCTACTTATAAGTCGAAAAAGTTCAAGGCAATTTTATTGAACTCCTCTGGATTATCAAGGTAAATATGGTGGCCAGCATTTTCCACAATTTTAAATTCAGCATCTGCACccaactccttcaacttcttatAGATGTACTCTCCACCCTTGAAGTTCATCCAGTCTTTCTCACCGTATAACCAGAGGgtcttgattttgttttcgGTGAAAAACTCTGCTATCTGTCGATCACATAACGGCAATTTAGGTAAAATTTCGTGGTTGATGAGTTTGGTTATAGCTAATTCACCTGAACCTTGATACTGGTTGAAAATCGAGTAAGAATAGTAATGcaacttcaaaagaagGTCATGGTTGGTCTCACCATTCgagtccttcaagtttctgaACCTCTGGTACGACCATAAactcaagaacttggagaacatTGGACCAAACAACTGGAGCAATTGGAACGGACTAATTTTCCATTCCCATagctttttcaacaccaagttttCGGGGAACTTGGGTCTACCCAAACTTTCCCAtaacttggtcaactcaTCATTGTCATGGACCTCTCCATTCTCCAGCTGCTGCTGGACTAATTCTTCCAACGGCCTACCTCCTAATTCATGGTGGTTCACCTGTAGGTCCTTGGAGTTGAGTAAACTGGTGTAATTAGATTCGGTACCCATTGGACTCACCACAAGAAACTCAGACACCTGGTTAAAATTGTACTTGGCAAGATAGCAGCAACTCAAGTATGCGCCCATCGAATGGCTAATgag
Above is a window of Yamadazyma tenuis chromosome 1, complete sequence DNA encoding:
- the AVO2 gene encoding Target of rapamycin complex 2 subunit avo2 (EggNog:ENOG503P2K8; COG:S), encoding MLEPSERLRNAIIEGNLSITKRMLFKFPELWLNINTTNGWNNLHYSSYKGNYLICFHLISFINQFKDENAELASILSNRNDMLSFDKISPIHLTIKNSHLQTLHYLLQEFPGVYWLNHKGGKNQQTPLHFCCIYGFNEGSKLLLEKGADYNILDKNGNNMLHLAFEYGNFECISTFVEFLYNLSPNKAANLKLIKTFENSKNNNGWLPIELSVNFKLTRYYASFKDKLTSSSSNSNSDLDESISRGSYGTSSFKDSSSMLAEIPFVLGSDTRSNLRLEPDSSFSIDSSKSTTNGSPSPNKILASPIISVNEFNKRSHSQSLPTQSEEDIYSALRQRANTTLTPVALPLIPPTPSVIKKIPSLKSITISPSMRLDTEVDPIGIESSSSSTTTTSNSSPIKTTFPSIKTTSVKTDVKSSRTRSDSSAANEDTALVNSPSSIAAKIAFNSSKSSAASSRKNSNPEPSPVRLQNSNSNSQMRRDSSSSPLSHQNLQSPGSKQHLSPSKHKNSINSISFSRVR
- the MSH3 gene encoding Mismatch repair protein msh3 (BUSCO:EOG09260LI6; EggNog:ENOG503NUIG; COG:L), which produces MKHIQISKFFKPAKRKLEARDTHVDVNHTEPSNKKPTPKEKETCKASSSKIQPAAKVSKLTPLEKQILDLKDGHSDKLLAIQVGYKYKFYGEDARIVSKIINIMLIPHTDSRFNYCSIPDNRLHVHLKKILTFGYRVGVIKQIESTISKTMESSKGIFERKLTGVYTSATYMNEEIEDGRKLAIDDDNGQYVCCVNHMDNSTGFVVIKPLTGEIIVDSFEDNDLHHELETRLVYFKPSECIILCNDEVTTMTLTKLVNSINNLCKVETRDINKDVLQELESFFGNDDLDKNNLFDYYKVNFNSLILNCIHGLVQYLEPFKLNTIFTVPSNIQKFKNDDYMILSSNVLRTLEIFENSTDNTTRGSLIWLLNHTRTKMGERMLFKWVSRPLTSREKIQDRVDALDDLSKEFNHFIDSLTSLLTNDIDLEKGLIKLHYSLSTAKITRSEVYKMLSKFNKILKLVKSFEKEIEKLNGSLKSRELKSIFNELLDLAENFDIESIHLNFISSTYGNSDSKEQKYQYFNLDYHNWEDISNQNDQISNINQEIEEETKAVSKILRKPIRLVKILNQENLIEVRNTQANSVPVDWVRINATKSITRFRSPNLQRLNDLLIYNRELLDKVCDRVFLKFLGTINENYFKFSKIIHNLSKFDCLLSLVVTKASGVKPIVLEENSIVDIKEFRNPIINTLTNYITNDAHITSTENRISLITGPNMGGKSSYIKSIGILVIMHQIGCYLPCESAKLSIFKKIFIRMGSFDNIIKGQSTFMIEMIEILNILQNFDSSSLILLDEVGRGTGTFDGYVIAYSIIQHFCGHAESPVVLFITHFHKLTELANEHKVVGNFYMDFIKKPESDEIQFLYKLVPGILDNSFGLNVAKLAGIPEEVIERAKVKSIEMKNDMDIRAITDVLRMIKEKNLEKAFETIS
- a CDS encoding uncharacterized protein (EggNog:ENOG503NWMD; MEROPS:MER0011785; COG:S); translated protein: MSIIQQSIDVMGDRAQTPPGALSTNDINSVSLFQSINDWWTTSSALMKPTENTPAYQTARIKNLLIEYDLYMAILSDDIKINKPGELPKYTQDGIIVGSFKDTELEDGNFIHEFNLENRHGAPSETIVIMHGYMAASGYFVKNFEALVKSKPGSRLHVIDMPGFGNSSRPRFPSELLQNYPDKYNQINQVLGVENWFIDKFEQWRIANSIDKFKLISHSMGAYLSCCYLAKYNFNQVSEFLVVSPMGTESNYTSLLNSKDLQVNHHELGGRPLEELVQQQSENGEVHDNDELTKLWESLGRPKFPENLVLKKLWEWKISPFQLLQLFGPMFSKFLSLWSYQRFRNLKDSNGETNHDLLLKLHYYSYSIFNQYQGSGELAITKLINHEILPKLPLCDRQIAEFFTENKIKTLWLYGEKDWMNFKGGEYIYKKLKELGADAEFKIVENAGHHIYLDNPEEFNKIALNFFDL